From the genome of Papaver somniferum cultivar HN1 chromosome 2, ASM357369v1, whole genome shotgun sequence, one region includes:
- the LOC113349943 gene encoding transcription factor bHLH155-like isoform X1: MCSNKEIMGLNQLQQILRILCYNTEWNYAVFWKLNCKPKMLLTWEDAFFANHEPLDPARNLSVDSTSENEDKNYLQNPLGLAMAKMSPLVYSLGEGIIGQVALTGDHQWILTDKPTPTTWLPLECSDGWHAQFSAGIRTAVVVSVFPLGVVQLGSLNNVIEDVNLVILVKNLLYSLQNLMGCFPSQGECFAGSNLFLGKKDGVMAECIGESLMPSKDESAESRQPQSVCIGLEHLKPAKMNLYRQKELIDGIKNNELQKDSKRKPDMHTNSSYTGGSSKSFNFPDGSELHEALGLSYMKDNDSRPWNEPKRTENGTIPGSQKEVVDSWLEADPESSDLLEAIVGNAGPKSNDVNGDESFCKLDHSVVTVENPIKIHCYFRKFSSSAGEPVIPFSRLEDDTNDCLNSISSKACESSLKSTRTEQLEMQVQPDKINKKRARSDSYRPRPRDRQLIQDRVKELRHLVPNGSKCSIDTLLARTIKHMLYLESVTEHAEKLKRCDGTKLHANGMGILGSFDCPHGASWALQAESQEEVCPITLKSFDASGKMLVEMLCEDCSHFLDVARAIRDLGLTILKAAIEDHGKKTRGCFLVEGGNGRCLHRTDVMLSLVQLLIPKSAI; encoded by the exons ATGTGTTCAAATAAGGAGATCATGGGTTTAAATCAACTGCAGCAAATTCTTAGAATCCTCTGTTATAATACAGAGTGGAATTATGCTGTGTTTTGGAAGCTTAACTGTAAACCTAAAAT GCTGCTAACTTGGGAAGATGCTTTCTTTGCTAACCATGAACCACTTGATCCTGCAAGGAATTTATCTGTTGATTCTACCTCTGAGAACGAAGATAAGAATTACTTGCAGAACCCACTGGGATTAGCCATGGCAAAGATGTCACCTCTTGTATATTCCTTAGGCGAAGG GATTATTGGTCAGGTGGCACTGACAGGAGATCACCAGTGGATTTTAACAGACAAGCCAACACCTACTACTTGGCTACCATTGGAG TGTTCAGATGGGTGGCACGCTCAATTTTCAGCGGGTATTAGG ACTGCAGTTGTTGTATCTGTTTTTCCACTTGGAGTCGTACAACTCGGATCCCTGAACAAT GTCATTGAAGATGTTAATCTAGTGATCCTGGTCAAGAACCTACTCTATTCACTTCAAAACCTCATGGGGTGTTTTCCTAGTCAAGGAGAATGCTTTGCAGGTAGTAACTTATTTCTG ggAAAGAAAGATGGTGTGATGGCCGAGTGCATAGGAGAATCACTGATGCCAAGTAAGGATGAAAGCGCGGAGTCACGTCAACCACAATCTGTGTGCATTGGTCTGGAGCATCTGAAACCAGCAAAAATGAATCTGTATCGACAAAAAGAATTAATAGACGGGATAAAGAATAATGAG CTACAAAAAGATTCTAAACGGAAACCGGATATGCATACCAATTCAAGTTATACTGGTGGATCGAGTAAATCCTTCAACTTTCCTGATGGTTCTGAGCTGCATGAAGCCCTTGGATTGAGTTATATGAAAGATAATGATAGTCGTCCATGGAATGAGCCGAAGAGAACAGAAAATGGAACAATTCCAGGTTCCCAGAAAGAGGTGGTCGATAGCTGGCTTGAAGCAGATCCCGAGTCAAGTGATCTTTTAGAAGCCATAGTGGGTAATGCTGGACCTAAATCTAATGATGTTAACGGTGATGAATCATTCTGCAAACTGGATCATTCGGTTGTTACAGTTGAAAACCCCATCAAAATTCATTGTTATTTTAGGAAATTCAGTAGTTCAGCAGGTGAACCAGTTATTCCATTTTCTCGCCTTGAAGATGACACAAATGATTGCCTGAATTCAATTTCAAGCAAAGCGTGTGAGTCATCATTAAAGAGCACACGTACTGAACAACTGGAGATGCAGGTGCAACCAGATAAGATCAACAAAAAAAGAGCCAGGTCTGACAGTTACAGACCTCGGCCGAGGGACAGACAGCTGATCCAAGATCGTGTTAAGGAGCTGCGACATCTTGTGCCCAATGGGTCAAAG TGCAGTATCGATACATTACTGGCGCGTACAATCAAGCATATGTTGTATCTAGAAAGTGTTACTGAGCATGCAGAGAAGTTAAAGAGATGTGACGGTACAAAG TTGCATGCTAATGGGATGGGCATACTGGGATCCTTCGATTGTCCACATGGTGCAAGCTGGGCGTTACAGGCGGAAAGTCAGGAAGAAGTTTGTCCAATAACACTAAAAAGTTTTGATGCAAGCGGGAAGATGCTTGTAGAG ATGTTGTGCGAAGATTGTAGCCATTTTCTTGATGTTGCAAGGGCCATTAGAGATTTGGGTTTGACCATTTTAAAAGCTGCAATTGAAGACCATGGTAAGAAGACAAGGGGATGCTTTCTTGTTGAG GGGGGGAATGGCAGATGCCTACATCGGACGGATGTCATGTTGTCACTTGTGCAATTATTGATACCTAAAAGTGCAATCTGA
- the LOC113349943 gene encoding transcription factor bHLH155-like isoform X2, producing the protein MCSNKEIMGLNQLQQILRILCYNTEWNYAVFWKLNCKPKMNLSVDSTSENEDKNYLQNPLGLAMAKMSPLVYSLGEGIIGQVALTGDHQWILTDKPTPTTWLPLECSDGWHAQFSAGIRTAVVVSVFPLGVVQLGSLNNVIEDVNLVILVKNLLYSLQNLMGCFPSQGECFAGSNLFLGKKDGVMAECIGESLMPSKDESAESRQPQSVCIGLEHLKPAKMNLYRQKELIDGIKNNELQKDSKRKPDMHTNSSYTGGSSKSFNFPDGSELHEALGLSYMKDNDSRPWNEPKRTENGTIPGSQKEVVDSWLEADPESSDLLEAIVGNAGPKSNDVNGDESFCKLDHSVVTVENPIKIHCYFRKFSSSAGEPVIPFSRLEDDTNDCLNSISSKACESSLKSTRTEQLEMQVQPDKINKKRARSDSYRPRPRDRQLIQDRVKELRHLVPNGSKCSIDTLLARTIKHMLYLESVTEHAEKLKRCDGTKLHANGMGILGSFDCPHGASWALQAESQEEVCPITLKSFDASGKMLVEMLCEDCSHFLDVARAIRDLGLTILKAAIEDHGKKTRGCFLVEGGNGRCLHRTDVMLSLVQLLIPKSAI; encoded by the exons ATGTGTTCAAATAAGGAGATCATGGGTTTAAATCAACTGCAGCAAATTCTTAGAATCCTCTGTTATAATACAGAGTGGAATTATGCTGTGTTTTGGAAGCTTAACTGTAAACCTAAAAT GAATTTATCTGTTGATTCTACCTCTGAGAACGAAGATAAGAATTACTTGCAGAACCCACTGGGATTAGCCATGGCAAAGATGTCACCTCTTGTATATTCCTTAGGCGAAGG GATTATTGGTCAGGTGGCACTGACAGGAGATCACCAGTGGATTTTAACAGACAAGCCAACACCTACTACTTGGCTACCATTGGAG TGTTCAGATGGGTGGCACGCTCAATTTTCAGCGGGTATTAGG ACTGCAGTTGTTGTATCTGTTTTTCCACTTGGAGTCGTACAACTCGGATCCCTGAACAAT GTCATTGAAGATGTTAATCTAGTGATCCTGGTCAAGAACCTACTCTATTCACTTCAAAACCTCATGGGGTGTTTTCCTAGTCAAGGAGAATGCTTTGCAGGTAGTAACTTATTTCTG ggAAAGAAAGATGGTGTGATGGCCGAGTGCATAGGAGAATCACTGATGCCAAGTAAGGATGAAAGCGCGGAGTCACGTCAACCACAATCTGTGTGCATTGGTCTGGAGCATCTGAAACCAGCAAAAATGAATCTGTATCGACAAAAAGAATTAATAGACGGGATAAAGAATAATGAG CTACAAAAAGATTCTAAACGGAAACCGGATATGCATACCAATTCAAGTTATACTGGTGGATCGAGTAAATCCTTCAACTTTCCTGATGGTTCTGAGCTGCATGAAGCCCTTGGATTGAGTTATATGAAAGATAATGATAGTCGTCCATGGAATGAGCCGAAGAGAACAGAAAATGGAACAATTCCAGGTTCCCAGAAAGAGGTGGTCGATAGCTGGCTTGAAGCAGATCCCGAGTCAAGTGATCTTTTAGAAGCCATAGTGGGTAATGCTGGACCTAAATCTAATGATGTTAACGGTGATGAATCATTCTGCAAACTGGATCATTCGGTTGTTACAGTTGAAAACCCCATCAAAATTCATTGTTATTTTAGGAAATTCAGTAGTTCAGCAGGTGAACCAGTTATTCCATTTTCTCGCCTTGAAGATGACACAAATGATTGCCTGAATTCAATTTCAAGCAAAGCGTGTGAGTCATCATTAAAGAGCACACGTACTGAACAACTGGAGATGCAGGTGCAACCAGATAAGATCAACAAAAAAAGAGCCAGGTCTGACAGTTACAGACCTCGGCCGAGGGACAGACAGCTGATCCAAGATCGTGTTAAGGAGCTGCGACATCTTGTGCCCAATGGGTCAAAG TGCAGTATCGATACATTACTGGCGCGTACAATCAAGCATATGTTGTATCTAGAAAGTGTTACTGAGCATGCAGAGAAGTTAAAGAGATGTGACGGTACAAAG TTGCATGCTAATGGGATGGGCATACTGGGATCCTTCGATTGTCCACATGGTGCAAGCTGGGCGTTACAGGCGGAAAGTCAGGAAGAAGTTTGTCCAATAACACTAAAAAGTTTTGATGCAAGCGGGAAGATGCTTGTAGAG ATGTTGTGCGAAGATTGTAGCCATTTTCTTGATGTTGCAAGGGCCATTAGAGATTTGGGTTTGACCATTTTAAAAGCTGCAATTGAAGACCATGGTAAGAAGACAAGGGGATGCTTTCTTGTTGAG GGGGGGAATGGCAGATGCCTACATCGGACGGATGTCATGTTGTCACTTGTGCAATTATTGATACCTAAAAGTGCAATCTGA